A DNA window from Candidatus Eisenbacteria bacterium contains the following coding sequences:
- a CDS encoding DUF4349 domain-containing protein, whose translation MSVALPLPPRRGIVLSRRTLLPLVALLAALLLAAGCAGDRAAAPVAEEALSRSTAMDAVANQVMGGAASASPVSLAVGRRLIRSADLTLVVANLDSTRAEVERLAAAMQGFVAAANVGRQNGLPFGSLTLRVPVARLDALVAQLRGLALRVERESQSTQDVTDPFVELEAHLRTLRATEVELRNLLAESRGRGHKVADVMAIHRELTGIRTQIEQIQGQLQSLGQLAELATVQLALIPDPAIRPLAKESWRPFVTARASFGTLLAALRTLADLGIWAAVVLAPLALLIGLPLWLIVRGSRKRAPRVAGPAPTA comes from the coding sequence ATGTCGGTCGCACTTCCGCTCCCGCCGCGCCGCGGCATTGTTCTCTCGCGCCGCACCCTGCTCCCGCTCGTCGCGCTCCTCGCCGCCCTGCTGCTCGCCGCCGGATGCGCGGGCGATCGCGCCGCCGCACCGGTCGCCGAGGAAGCGCTGTCCCGCAGCACCGCGATGGACGCGGTGGCGAACCAGGTCATGGGCGGAGCCGCAAGCGCGAGTCCGGTCTCGCTGGCGGTCGGCCGCCGGCTGATTCGCAGCGCCGATCTCACGCTGGTGGTCGCGAATCTCGACAGCACGCGCGCCGAGGTCGAACGCCTCGCCGCCGCCATGCAGGGCTTTGTCGCCGCCGCGAACGTGGGGCGTCAGAACGGCCTGCCGTTCGGCTCGCTCACGCTGCGCGTTCCGGTCGCACGACTCGACGCACTGGTCGCGCAGCTGCGCGGGCTCGCATTGCGGGTCGAACGCGAGAGCCAGTCGACGCAGGACGTGACCGACCCGTTCGTAGAGCTCGAAGCGCACTTGCGCACGCTGCGCGCGACCGAGGTCGAGCTGCGCAACCTGCTCGCCGAGTCGCGCGGACGCGGCCACAAGGTCGCCGACGTGATGGCGATTCATCGCGAGCTGACAGGAATTCGAACCCAGATCGAGCAGATCCAGGGCCAGCTTCAATCGCTCGGCCAGCTCGCCGAGCTCGCGACCGTTCAGCTCGCGCTGATTCCCGATCCGGCGATCCGGCCGCTCGCGAAGGAATCGTGGCGTCCGTTCGTCACCGCTCGCGCGAGCTTCGGCACCTTGCTGGCGGCGCTGCGCACGCTCGCCGATCTCGGCATCTGGGCGGCCGTGGTGCTGGCGCCGCTCGCGCTGCTGATCGGGCTGCCGCTGTGGCTGATCGTGCGCGGCAGCCGCAAGCGGGCCCCGCGTGTCGCGGGACCCGCTCCGACCGCTTAG
- a CDS encoding L,D-transpeptidase family protein, whose product MNSTELSKLARMVRWGGAVAVLLMLGATSCGPAVEKPPPEPRLDEGEVRASLEALLERDRARDTDSTSITSQAVRFYAARDGRPAWLSRGQPTSIAGELVGALQTAATHGLDPTDYETGALDSLLQSVRAAGHHATGAGRPAMRAALDRKLTRAYLAFANDRLRGRFDPATFAPNWHSPRWRDLDLVPQLERAIAHKQVAAALDSLDPVTPEYAQLREALASLRWLEAAGGWPRISAGELLKPGASDPRVPELRARLAPEGSSALGDSADMRYDKRLAAAVRAFQRRVGLQADGEIGVAARRELNLPIEDRIARIEINLERLRWARDAVAARHVQVNLPEYAVHLWDGDTLARTIRAVVGFDTTRTPIFEDTLSHIIFGPSWRLPMSIIRNEVIPAMIRDKSYIEKHFMKVYLRADPRSGELRPDSINWKKLQADSIPIFVRQEPGIANPLGRVKFMCPNPWDIYLHDTPTRGTFTRADRRASHGCVRLERPSDFALWLLRNSREPWDSLLVAAAMDTSHDKVVMLPKRVPVFFAYRTAWIDPAGELQFRRDVYGYDSLHARRVGRPLERLVIAKRE is encoded by the coding sequence GTGAACTCAACCGAACTCTCCAAGCTCGCGCGCATGGTGCGCTGGGGCGGAGCCGTCGCGGTGCTGCTGATGCTCGGCGCCACCAGCTGCGGACCCGCAGTCGAAAAGCCGCCGCCCGAGCCGCGGCTCGACGAGGGCGAAGTGCGTGCGTCGCTCGAGGCCCTGCTCGAGCGGGATCGCGCTCGCGACACCGACAGCACCTCGATCACGTCTCAGGCGGTGCGCTTCTACGCCGCGCGAGACGGGCGCCCGGCGTGGCTGAGCCGCGGCCAGCCGACTTCGATCGCGGGCGAGCTGGTCGGCGCTCTGCAAACCGCCGCGACGCACGGCCTCGATCCCACCGACTACGAAACCGGCGCGCTCGATTCGCTCCTGCAGTCGGTCCGCGCCGCCGGCCATCATGCGACCGGTGCCGGCCGGCCGGCGATGCGAGCGGCTCTCGATCGCAAGCTGACGCGCGCCTATCTGGCGTTCGCGAACGACCGGCTGCGCGGGCGCTTCGACCCCGCGACCTTCGCTCCGAACTGGCACTCCCCGCGCTGGCGGGACCTCGACCTGGTCCCGCAACTCGAGCGTGCGATCGCTCACAAGCAGGTCGCGGCCGCACTCGATTCGCTGGATCCGGTCACTCCCGAATACGCGCAGCTCCGCGAGGCACTCGCGAGTCTGCGGTGGCTCGAAGCGGCGGGCGGCTGGCCGCGTATCTCGGCGGGTGAGCTGCTCAAGCCCGGCGCCAGCGATCCGCGCGTGCCGGAATTGCGCGCGCGTCTGGCACCCGAGGGCTCGAGTGCTCTCGGCGATTCCGCGGACATGCGCTACGACAAGCGGCTGGCGGCCGCGGTGCGCGCATTTCAGCGCCGCGTCGGCCTGCAGGCCGACGGCGAGATCGGCGTGGCCGCTCGACGCGAGCTGAACCTGCCGATCGAGGATCGCATCGCGCGCATCGAGATCAATCTCGAGCGCCTGCGCTGGGCGCGCGACGCTGTCGCCGCACGCCACGTGCAGGTCAATCTGCCCGAGTACGCGGTCCATCTGTGGGACGGCGACACGCTCGCCCGCACGATCCGCGCGGTGGTCGGCTTCGACACCACCCGCACGCCGATCTTCGAAGACACGCTGAGCCACATCATCTTCGGCCCCAGCTGGCGATTGCCGATGAGCATCATCCGCAACGAGGTGATCCCGGCGATGATCCGCGACAAGTCCTACATCGAGAAACACTTCATGAAGGTCTACCTGCGGGCGGACCCGCGCAGCGGCGAGCTGCGCCCCGACTCGATCAACTGGAAGAAGCTGCAGGCCGACAGCATTCCGATCTTCGTGCGGCAGGAGCCGGGCATCGCGAACCCGCTCGGTCGGGTCAAGTTCATGTGCCCGAATCCGTGGGACATCTACCTGCACGACACCCCGACGCGCGGCACCTTCACGCGCGCCGACCGGCGCGCCAGCCACGGCTGCGTGCGCCTCGAGCGTCCGAGCGATTTCGCTCTGTGGCTATTGCGCAATTCGAGGGAGCCGTGGGACAGCCTGCTGGTGGCTGCCGCCATGGACACGAGCCACGACAAGGTCGTGATGCTGCCGAAACGCGTGCCGGTGTTCTTCGCTTATCGGACGGCCTGGATCGATCCCGCGGGTGAACTGCAGTTCCGGCGCGATGTCTATGGCTACGACTCGCTTCATGCCCGGCGGGTCGGCCGGCCGCTCGAGCGCCTCGTGATCGCGAAGCGGGAATAG